One stretch of Niallia sp. XMNu-256 DNA includes these proteins:
- the nfsA gene encoding oxygen-insensitive NADPH nitroreductase, giving the protein MNSIIETLLDHRSVRQFEDKPLSKEQIEVIVQSAQAASTSSYIQAYSIIGVTDGEKKQKLAELAGNQGYVAKNGHFFVFCADLYRHELIGEMEQTDVDESLESTEKFMVMVIDAALAAQNAAVAAESLGLGICYIGGLRNNLPEVCKLLKTPKRVIPLFGLAVGYPEKVNDKKPRLPFSHIYHENEYEQDVSVIKGQLKEYNETISHYYNERTGGKRQETWTGQMANMLSQPRRMYMHEFIKQHGLNGK; this is encoded by the coding sequence ATGAATTCCATTATTGAAACTCTTCTAGATCATCGTTCGGTTAGACAATTTGAAGATAAGCCACTGTCAAAAGAACAAATTGAAGTCATTGTTCAAAGTGCTCAAGCAGCATCAACGTCTAGTTATATACAAGCCTACTCCATTATTGGTGTAACCGATGGAGAGAAGAAGCAGAAGCTAGCGGAACTTGCTGGAAATCAAGGTTATGTTGCAAAAAATGGACATTTCTTTGTTTTCTGTGCAGATTTATATCGCCATGAATTGATTGGTGAAATGGAACAAACGGATGTAGATGAGTCTTTGGAAAGTACGGAAAAATTTATGGTGATGGTCATTGATGCCGCACTTGCAGCCCAAAATGCAGCGGTTGCAGCGGAGTCGCTAGGTCTAGGAATTTGTTATATTGGTGGACTACGCAACAATCTTCCGGAAGTCTGTAAACTATTAAAAACACCAAAACGTGTGATTCCACTTTTTGGACTGGCTGTTGGTTACCCAGAAAAGGTAAATGACAAAAAGCCACGACTTCCGTTTTCACATATTTATCATGAAAATGAATATGAGCAGGATGTTTCGGTTATCAAAGGGCAATTAAAAGAATATAACGAAACCATTTCTCATTACTATAATGAAAGAACAGGTGGTAAGCGTCAGGAAACCTGGACAGGTCAAATGGCCAATATGCTTAGTCAGCCACGAAGAATGTATATGCATGAATTTATTAAACAACATGGATTAAACGGAAAATAA
- the trmL gene encoding tRNA (uridine(34)/cytosine(34)/5-carboxymethylaminomethyluridine(34)-2'-O)-methyltransferase TrmL, translating to MAIHVVLYQPEIPANTGNIARTCAATDTSLHLIRPLGFSTDDKALKRAGVDYWEYVDIHYYDSLDEFYEKNQGGEFYYLTKYGEKPHSDFDYSDSEKNIYFVFGRETNGLPKEVIENNRDRALRVPMTENVRALNLSNTAAILVYEALRQQNYAHLAKQGPRLDEKVR from the coding sequence TTGGCAATCCATGTAGTCTTATATCAACCAGAAATCCCTGCAAATACAGGTAATATCGCACGTACTTGTGCAGCAACTGATACATCCTTACATTTAATTCGTCCACTCGGATTCTCTACTGATGATAAAGCGTTAAAACGGGCTGGAGTCGATTATTGGGAATACGTTGACATTCATTATTACGATTCTCTTGATGAATTTTATGAAAAAAATCAAGGTGGAGAATTTTATTATTTAACGAAATATGGGGAGAAACCTCATTCTGATTTTGATTATAGTGATTCAGAAAAAAATATTTATTTCGTTTTTGGAAGAGAGACGAACGGTCTACCAAAAGAAGTGATTGAAAATAATCGAGATCGAGCGTTAAGAGTCCCAATGACCGAAAATGTCAGGGCCTTAAATCTTTCTAACACAGCGGCAATCCTTGTATACGAAGCATTAAGGCAACAAAACTATGCGCACTTAGCTAAACAGGGCCCTAGATTAGATGAAAAGGTAAGATAA
- a CDS encoding amidase domain-containing protein, whose amino-acid sequence MRKQLQDYLKKRVQECISLSRHSEDQDEKIYKKKASLNERQAEMVKVKAKGYIDKVEKKQEDVEHVYYHVHLQYLIKQKRLILLEEEIEARQAEFYKGVLVDDREINPFIIEETSRELEIPQEEFTDNNIRAEFQYDRQKAVQYAERWWNSYNPAYKKFEVDCTNYISQCLHQGGASMRGHPNRSHGWWMQKNNWSYSWSVAHAFRLFLGTSKKGLRAKAVSSPEELLLGDVICYDFEGDGRFNHTTIVTGKDANGMPLVNAHTANSRMRYWAYEDSTAYTPNIQYKFFTIVDDA is encoded by the coding sequence ATGCGTAAGCAGCTTCAAGATTATTTAAAAAAACGGGTACAAGAATGTATTTCCCTTTCAAGACATTCAGAGGATCAGGATGAAAAAATATACAAGAAAAAAGCTTCGTTAAACGAAAGACAGGCAGAAATGGTAAAGGTGAAGGCGAAGGGATATATCGATAAAGTTGAAAAAAAGCAGGAGGATGTTGAGCATGTTTATTACCATGTTCATCTCCAATACTTAATCAAACAAAAAAGGCTCATATTATTAGAAGAGGAAATAGAAGCGAGACAAGCAGAGTTTTACAAAGGGGTATTAGTTGATGACCGTGAGATTAATCCTTTTATAATAGAGGAAACATCACGAGAATTAGAAATTCCCCAAGAGGAATTCACTGACAATAACATTCGAGCGGAATTTCAATATGATCGCCAGAAAGCGGTCCAATATGCAGAGAGATGGTGGAACTCCTACAACCCAGCCTATAAAAAGTTTGAAGTTGATTGTACCAACTATATTTCTCAATGTCTTCACCAAGGCGGGGCATCAATGAGAGGGCATCCGAACCGTAGTCATGGTTGGTGGATGCAAAAAAATAATTGGAGTTATAGTTGGTCAGTGGCCCATGCTTTCCGTTTGTTTTTGGGAACGTCTAAGAAAGGGTTGAGAGCAAAAGCGGTTTCCAGTCCTGAGGAGCTGTTACTAGGGGATGTCATCTGTTATGACTTTGAGGGTGATGGCCGCTTTAATCATACAACGATTGTCACCGGAAAAGATGCTAATGGAATGCCGCTTGTTAATGCTCATACAGCCAACAGTCGTATGCGTTATTGGGCTTATGAGGATTCTACTGCCTACACACCAAATATCCAGTATAAATTTTTTACCATTGTGGATGATGCCTAG
- the queG gene encoding tRNA epoxyqueuosine(34) reductase QueG, producing MNVTQLKQEIIQYSQTIGIDKIGFTTASPFDELKNRLIRQKELQYQSGFEEPDIDKRTNPRLLMEGASSIISIAVAYPSKMKERVTSKKGERRGIFSRASWGQDYHLVLRERLKKLETFIQEKVPEAKCKSMVDTGELADRAVAERAGIGWSGKNCSIITPEFGSYVYLGEMITNLPFEPDTPMEDQCGTCTKCLDACPTGALIQGGQINAKRCISFLTQTKEIIPEEFRDKIGNRLYGCDSCQTACPVNKGKDFHLHPEVEPEPEIAKPLLQPILTLSNRQFKEKFGHVSGAWRGKNPIQRNAIMALAHFKDESTLEDLTELLRNDPRPMIRGTAAWAIGKMNGKNSAAILRQAYNNELDEDVKTEIQKALNNFS from the coding sequence GTGAATGTTACCCAACTAAAGCAGGAAATTATTCAATACAGTCAAACGATCGGTATCGATAAGATTGGATTCACAACGGCCTCCCCGTTTGATGAATTAAAAAATCGACTCATACGACAAAAAGAGTTGCAATATCAATCTGGCTTTGAGGAACCTGATATTGATAAAAGAACGAATCCCCGTCTGTTAATGGAGGGGGCCTCTTCGATTATTTCAATTGCAGTCGCATATCCATCAAAAATGAAAGAACGGGTCACAAGTAAAAAGGGGGAACGGAGAGGCATCTTTTCGCGTGCTTCTTGGGGGCAAGATTATCACCTTGTCCTACGTGAACGATTGAAAAAGCTCGAGACTTTTATTCAGGAAAAAGTTCCGGAGGCCAAATGCAAATCAATGGTCGATACGGGGGAGTTAGCAGATCGAGCTGTAGCGGAACGAGCAGGAATAGGGTGGAGCGGAAAAAACTGTTCGATTATTACACCTGAGTTTGGCTCGTATGTCTATTTAGGTGAAATGATAACCAATCTTCCGTTTGAACCAGATACCCCAATGGAGGACCAGTGTGGTACATGTACAAAATGTTTGGATGCTTGTCCGACGGGCGCCTTAATTCAAGGGGGACAAATTAATGCCAAACGCTGCATTTCTTTTTTAACACAAACAAAGGAAATCATACCAGAAGAATTCCGTGACAAAATCGGCAATCGCCTCTATGGCTGTGATTCTTGTCAAACCGCTTGTCCGGTTAATAAAGGGAAGGATTTTCACCTTCATCCTGAGGTCGAGCCGGAGCCTGAGATTGCAAAGCCTTTATTACAACCGATTCTTACATTATCGAATCGACAATTCAAAGAAAAGTTTGGTCATGTATCTGGAGCTTGGCGAGGGAAAAATCCGATTCAAAGAAATGCCATTATGGCTCTAGCTCACTTTAAAGATGAATCAACGTTAGAGGATTTGACAGAGTTATTAAGAAATGATCCCCGCCCGATGATACGTGGAACGGCTGCATGGGCGATTGGAAAAATGAATGGGAAAAATTCAGCTGCCATCTTACGGCAGGCCTATAATAACGAGCTTGATGAGGACGTAAAAACGGAAATACAAAAAGCCCTAAATAATTTTTCATGA
- a CDS encoding phenylalanine--tRNA ligase beta subunit-related protein: protein MEMKIASEIYEYIPDFKIGLIKYHNITVGESPQMLKGRLQLFQESLFFEMEDKKATDFPSIQEWRQVFKQTGKDPNRYRHSAEALYRRVQKQDYLPSIHSATDLNNFFSLQYGIPFGIYDQEKIQGDVITVRLGEDDEAYLGLNGRDNSLHRLLLSADDAGPFGTPFVDSERTAVTKNTKHAVQIVYLQPSMPLSQAEKLVTAVADMFTGINGGNSMCKVV from the coding sequence TTGGAAATGAAAATAGCATCTGAAATCTATGAGTACATACCAGATTTTAAAATCGGACTTATTAAGTATCATAATATTACAGTTGGAGAATCCCCACAAATGTTAAAAGGACGGCTTCAACTTTTCCAGGAATCGCTCTTTTTTGAAATGGAAGATAAAAAAGCAACTGACTTTCCTAGTATTCAGGAGTGGAGACAAGTATTTAAACAAACAGGTAAAGACCCTAATCGGTATCGCCATTCTGCAGAAGCGTTATACCGTAGAGTTCAAAAACAAGACTATTTGCCGTCCATCCATAGTGCTACAGATTTAAATAATTTCTTCTCTTTACAGTATGGAATCCCGTTTGGCATCTATGATCAAGAAAAGATCCAAGGGGATGTAATCACGGTTCGATTAGGCGAAGATGACGAAGCTTACCTTGGTCTGAATGGTCGCGATAATTCATTGCATCGCCTTCTGTTATCAGCCGATGATGCTGGTCCATTTGGGACCCCGTTTGTTGATTCAGAACGAACCGCCGTTACTAAAAATACGAAACATGCGGTTCAAATTGTTTATTTACAGCCTTCTATGCCATTATCTCAAGCGGAGAAATTAGTTACTGCTGTTGCTGATATGTTTACAGGTATTAATGGTGGAAATAGTATGTGTAAGGTCGTATAG
- the galU gene encoding UTP--glucose-1-phosphate uridylyltransferase GalU, which yields MKIRKAIIPAAGLGTRFLPATKAQPKEMLPIVDKPTIQYIVEEAVASGIEEIVIIIGRGKRSIEDHFDKSYELEDALLQKNKLDILKEVQKISDLASIYYVRQKEAKGLGDAILCAKSFIGDEPFAILLGDDIVMSDTPCLKQLIDVFEYCNSSCIAVQTVPESDVHKYGIVKPKSANIDPNLFYIDSLIEKPKKDYAPSRYAIMGRYVLRPEIFDILSRLPVGQNEELQLTDAINELNKIQAVLAYKFEGKRYDIGDKMGFIKATLDFALEREDMKEEVMSYLQGVYENSMKRESDKK from the coding sequence ATGAAAATTCGTAAAGCCATTATCCCTGCCGCAGGACTAGGAACCCGATTTTTACCAGCAACTAAAGCACAACCGAAAGAGATGCTGCCAATAGTAGATAAGCCGACCATTCAATACATTGTCGAGGAAGCTGTGGCCTCCGGGATCGAAGAAATTGTCATTATTATTGGTCGTGGAAAACGCTCGATTGAAGATCATTTTGATAAATCCTATGAATTGGAAGACGCGTTATTACAGAAAAATAAGTTAGACATATTAAAAGAGGTTCAAAAAATATCAGATTTAGCCAGTATCTATTATGTCCGCCAAAAAGAGGCCAAGGGGCTTGGAGATGCGATTCTATGTGCGAAGAGTTTCATAGGAGATGAGCCTTTTGCTATTTTACTAGGAGACGATATTGTCATGAGTGATACCCCTTGTTTAAAGCAACTTATCGATGTTTTTGAGTACTGTAACAGTTCATGTATTGCTGTTCAGACTGTACCAGAATCTGACGTGCATAAATACGGAATCGTAAAACCAAAAAGCGCCAATATCGATCCAAATCTTTTCTACATCGATTCTTTAATTGAGAAGCCAAAAAAGGACTATGCTCCTTCGAGATATGCGATTATGGGGCGTTATGTATTGAGGCCTGAAATATTTGACATTCTTAGCAGGCTTCCTGTTGGTCAAAATGAAGAGCTTCAATTAACAGATGCGATTAATGAATTAAATAAGATACAAGCGGTTCTCGCCTATAAATTTGAAGGAAAGCGCTACGATATTGGCGATAAAATGGGGTTTATCAAAGCAACTTTAGACTTTGCGTTAGAGCGTGAGGATATGAAAGAAGAAGTAATGAGTTACTTGCAGGGAGTCTATGAAAATAGCATGAAAAGAGAGTCTGATAAAAAATGA
- a CDS encoding UDP-glucose/GDP-mannose dehydrogenase family protein → MKIAVIGTGYVGLSTGVVLSEIGHNVVCIDVDEQKIERLQNGISPIYEPGLEPLLTKNIKNGQLVFTSSHKIGLTDSEVIILAVGTPQQNDGSADLSYLIQAAKDLTPHLKNESIVMIKSTVPVGTNDFIKKLIAEHLPHNTSFSMVSNPEFLRQGSAIKDTLHPDRIIIGSTVQKAAVKIEEMYKPLNAPIIHTSIESAEMIKYASNAFLATKISFINEIANLCEVIGANVEDVARGMGLDKRIGEAFLQAGIGYGGSCFPKDTKALLHSANLHGQAFSQLHETIAVNNTQPLLLVKKATQRFTNLKGKKFALLGLSFKPETDDMREAPSIKIANVLVESGSRVIAYDPIATDNAKKVLKDSIEYATSINEAIKDADALFLVTEWNEFKQLDLSTVTELMKQPIIFDGRNCFKEDHIHACESIEYYPVGKKSIIK, encoded by the coding sequence ATGAAAATAGCCGTAATTGGAACTGGTTATGTTGGATTATCAACAGGTGTTGTTTTATCTGAAATTGGCCATAACGTAGTTTGCATTGATGTTGATGAGCAAAAGATTGAGCGATTACAGAATGGTATTTCTCCTATTTATGAACCAGGTTTAGAGCCCTTACTAACCAAAAACATAAAAAATGGACAACTTGTTTTTACTAGTTCTCATAAAATAGGTTTAACAGATTCAGAAGTCATTATTTTAGCGGTTGGGACCCCGCAACAAAACGATGGAAGCGCTGACTTATCGTACCTTATTCAAGCAGCAAAGGACCTGACCCCTCATTTAAAAAATGAAAGCATTGTTATGATTAAAAGCACAGTTCCAGTTGGAACCAATGATTTTATCAAAAAATTGATTGCAGAACATCTTCCACATAACACTTCCTTCTCAATGGTATCAAATCCTGAATTTCTCCGCCAAGGCTCTGCAATAAAGGATACTTTACATCCAGATCGAATTATTATTGGCTCAACTGTTCAAAAAGCCGCTGTTAAAATAGAAGAAATGTATAAACCCCTTAACGCTCCGATCATCCATACGAGTATTGAAAGTGCCGAAATGATTAAATATGCCTCAAATGCCTTTTTAGCGACAAAAATTAGTTTTATTAATGAAATTGCGAATCTCTGTGAAGTTATAGGGGCTAATGTAGAGGATGTTGCTAGAGGAATGGGACTTGATAAGCGGATCGGTGAAGCTTTTCTACAAGCTGGAATCGGCTATGGTGGTTCTTGTTTCCCAAAAGATACAAAAGCTCTTCTCCATTCTGCCAATTTACATGGTCAAGCATTCTCTCAATTACATGAAACCATCGCAGTTAATAACACCCAACCCCTTCTTTTAGTCAAAAAAGCAACTCAACGATTTACCAACTTAAAAGGAAAAAAGTTTGCCTTACTCGGTCTATCCTTTAAACCAGAGACAGATGATATGAGAGAAGCACCATCGATTAAAATTGCAAATGTATTAGTGGAATCCGGTTCTCGAGTGATAGCCTATGATCCAATTGCCACCGATAATGCCAAGAAAGTATTGAAAGATTCTATAGAATATGCAACTTCCATCAATGAAGCCATAAAAGATGCGGACGCCCTTTTCCTTGTCACCGAATGGAATGAATTTAAGCAACTTGATTTAAGCACTGTTACAGAGCTGATGAAACAGCCGATTATTTTTGACGGCCGGAATTGTTTTAAGGAGGATCATATTCATGCTTGTGAAAGTATTGAATATTATCCGGTAGGGAAAAAATCGATTATTAAATAA
- a CDS encoding NAD(P)H-dependent oxidoreductase, which yields MTKVGIISGSLRKESVSTKIGKSVAKLFPAGYEAEIIEIGNLPLYNEDIDQDNPPAEYTAFRNKLKEMDAILFVTPEYNRSITAALKNALDVGSRPYGQSSWDGKPAAIISQSPGNLGGFGANHHLRQPLVFLNMPVLQQPEVYLADSFNLLDDNGNFKNDDTAKFMQSFVDAFVELIKKYQ from the coding sequence ATGACAAAAGTTGGTATTATTTCAGGTAGTTTACGTAAAGAATCTGTTTCTACGAAAATTGGAAAGAGCGTTGCAAAATTATTCCCTGCTGGATATGAAGCAGAAATAATCGAAATTGGCAATCTTCCACTATATAACGAGGATATTGACCAAGACAATCCTCCAGCAGAATACACAGCGTTCCGAAACAAATTAAAAGAAATGGATGCTATTTTATTCGTTACACCAGAATATAATCGTTCCATTACAGCAGCACTCAAAAATGCATTGGATGTTGGTTCACGCCCTTATGGTCAAAGTTCATGGGACGGAAAGCCAGCAGCAATTATTAGTCAATCACCAGGTAACCTAGGTGGATTTGGTGCTAATCACCATTTACGTCAACCGCTTGTATTTTTAAATATGCCTGTTCTTCAACAACCTGAAGTGTACTTGGCAGATTCGTTTAATTTATTAGATGACAATGGCAATTTCAAAAATGACGATACGGCTAAATTCATGCAATCTTTCGTTGATGCGTTTGTTGAATTGATTAAAAAGTATCAATAG